A stretch of the Acidilobus sp. 7A genome encodes the following:
- a CDS encoding succinate dehydrogenase/fumarate reductase iron-sulfur subunit: MAMDVEAARRVPPKQVIVRVRRYDPEAKRMWWQEYKIEAHRGMTVLDALLKIKEEQDHTLVLRYSCRQGICGSCGMTINGTPRLACQTQLTEVVSEANPVMTVEPLYNFPVIRDLMTDFMDFFNKHRSVKPYLIRKDKEEQESPKGQYDMYPDEYLQTYQYTNCIYCGLCYAACPVVAADPQFLGPQALMYALRFVNDVRDEGWGERFLIVDTEHGCHRCHFAASCSAVCPKAVDPAGAIQALRSKLFRYRLGLYKRRVSKVVGPPPEKGERIQLPPEATLLPGVDLKKLEEEPVVIKLPEE, translated from the coding sequence ATGGCGATGGACGTAGAGGCCGCGAGGAGGGTTCCACCCAAACAGGTCATCGTGAGGGTAAGGAGGTACGACCCTGAGGCCAAGAGGATGTGGTGGCAGGAGTACAAGATAGAAGCCCATAGGGGCATGACTGTTCTCGACGCGCTGCTCAAGATAAAGGAGGAGCAGGACCACACGCTGGTGCTGAGGTACAGCTGCAGGCAGGGCATATGCGGCAGCTGCGGCATGACAATCAATGGGACCCCGAGGCTTGCGTGCCAGACGCAGCTGACAGAGGTGGTCAGCGAGGCCAACCCAGTTATGACGGTTGAGCCGCTTTACAACTTCCCAGTGATAAGGGACCTGATGACTGACTTCATGGACTTCTTCAACAAGCACAGGAGCGTCAAGCCGTACCTCATAAGGAAGGACAAGGAGGAGCAGGAGAGCCCCAAGGGACAGTACGACATGTACCCGGACGAGTACCTTCAGACATATCAGTACACTAACTGCATCTACTGCGGCCTCTGCTACGCCGCCTGCCCAGTTGTGGCGGCTGACCCCCAGTTCCTTGGGCCTCAGGCGCTCATGTACGCCCTCAGGTTCGTAAATGACGTAAGGGACGAGGGCTGGGGCGAGAGGTTCCTGATAGTTGACACGGAGCACGGCTGCCACAGGTGTCACTTCGCCGCCTCCTGCAGCGCCGTCTGCCCGAAGGCCGTCGACCCAGCTGGGGCGATACAGGCGCTAAGGAGCAAGCTGTTCAGGTATAGGTTGGGCCTTTACAAGAGGAGAGTAAGCAAGGTCGTGGGGCCGCCGCCTGAGAAGGGTGAGAGGATACAGCTGCCGCCTGAGGCGACCCTGCTGCCGGGCGTTGACCTGAAGAAGCTCGAGGAGGAGCCCGTAGTTATAAAGTTGCCCGAGGAGTGA
- a CDS encoding succinate:quinone oxidoreductase, with protein sequence MAGRASSIQLWQYITAILMIGLLGFHLLQRVPWIWGASTMDQTLTSSWVYHDYVSYGWALLLLAYVALFHGLNGVKGMLLELHQGKLYETTINVLFWIVFLVFAAIATVTVVKLPPLP encoded by the coding sequence ATGGCTGGTAGGGCCTCAAGTATTCAGCTCTGGCAGTACATAACTGCTATACTCATGATTGGGCTGCTCGGCTTCCACCTGCTCCAGAGGGTCCCATGGATATGGGGCGCGTCCACCATGGACCAGACGCTCACTTCCTCCTGGGTCTACCATGACTACGTCTCCTACGGCTGGGCCCTGCTTCTGCTGGCCTACGTGGCCCTGTTCCACGGCCTCAACGGGGTAAAGGGGATGCTGCTTGAGCTTCACCAGGGAAAGCTCTACGAGACGACCATCAACGTGCTGTTCTGGATAGTCTTCTTAGTGTTCGCCGCCATAGCCACCGTCACGGTGGTCAAGCTTCCGCCTCTCCCATGA
- a CDS encoding succinate dehydrogenase has translation MTLAEGRRDPEELPNRPGFWRSSLNPWTVRTRDNPERVAFVLHRVTGFIILAFLLAHIIETDSPVWSQYFPYSGLSGWALWNHIMAIESGLAFRIGEFIVAGAVLFHAPNGVRLLLAEFFGVGVGRPGDPRPPYVPGTFRAAQRQWLYAVFVVWIVLWLIAGVIIFS, from the coding sequence ATGACCTTGGCAGAGGGCAGGAGGGACCCGGAGGAGCTACCTAACAGGCCTGGCTTCTGGAGGTCAAGCCTAAACCCCTGGACGGTCAGGACCAGGGACAACCCCGAGAGGGTCGCCTTCGTGCTCCACAGGGTGACGGGCTTCATAATACTGGCCTTCCTGCTGGCCCACATAATTGAGACTGACTCGCCCGTCTGGTCCCAGTACTTCCCGTATAGCGGGCTCTCGGGCTGGGCGCTGTGGAACCACATAATGGCGATAGAGTCGGGCCTGGCGTTCAGGATAGGCGAGTTCATAGTGGCCGGCGCCGTGCTCTTCCACGCCCCCAACGGGGTCAGGCTGCTCCTGGCTGAGTTCTTCGGGGTAGGGGTTGGGAGGCCTGGCGACCCGAGGCCGCCTTATGTGCCTGGTACATTCAGGGCGGCCCAGCGCCAGTGGCTTTACGCAGTTTTTGTCGTCTGGATAGTACTGTGGCTCATAGCTGGGGTGATAATATTCTCGTGA
- a CDS encoding succinate dehydrogenase/fumarate reductase flavoprotein subunit, which translates to MPVETIYHDIVIVGSGIAGLRAAVEIKRRYGDKLNVGMVSKVQLMRSHSVAAEGGTAAALYPQEGDSFTLHAWDTIKGSDFLADQDVVWNFVKIMPEEILLLDHWGMPWSRRPDGRIMQRPFGGHSFPRTTMAADRLGHAAMRTLYNKLLQYDGWERYDEWFVTDFIIENNAYKGLFAINLKDGKLYMFRSKAAIIAMGGLGRLYPFTTYAHTVTGDGMAAAYRAGLAIKDPEMVQFHPTGLVPNGILITEGARGEGAILKNKNGERFMTRYAPKFLDLAPRDVVSRAIYTEYLQGRAFIDEASGMPYVQLDMTHLGEEKINEKLPNIREIGIRYVGIDPVEEPLPVFPAAHYHMGGIATDIYYRVMTPDGKWVKGLFAAGEAAAASVHGANRLGGNATAECLVSGRITGMLAGEYALKAGEPSSPEPDVAKKEEDFVWGLLKRESGTPSYQVKKQMHDIMMKDFYVFRDNTNMSEGLSELLKLRDSFLTSVYIEDKDTIYNTDLVAALETYNMLQDAVIVAAAALNRTESRGAHYRTDYPKRDDVNWLKHTIAVKDVSTNLGVSFTYQPVTLTTWKPVERKY; encoded by the coding sequence ATGCCCGTGGAGACCATTTATCATGACATCGTAATCGTAGGGTCGGGCATAGCGGGTCTTAGGGCCGCCGTTGAGATAAAGAGGAGGTACGGCGACAAGCTCAACGTGGGCATGGTAAGCAAAGTACAGCTCATGAGGAGCCACAGCGTGGCCGCCGAGGGCGGCACGGCGGCGGCCCTCTACCCTCAGGAGGGCGACAGCTTCACCCTGCACGCCTGGGACACGATAAAGGGGTCTGACTTCCTTGCTGACCAGGACGTGGTCTGGAACTTCGTTAAGATCATGCCTGAGGAGATACTGCTTCTGGACCACTGGGGCATGCCGTGGAGCCGCAGGCCTGACGGAAGGATAATGCAGAGGCCCTTCGGGGGCCACAGCTTCCCAAGAACTACCATGGCTGCCGACAGGCTCGGGCACGCAGCTATGAGGACCCTTTACAACAAGCTGCTCCAGTACGACGGCTGGGAGAGGTATGACGAGTGGTTCGTCACGGACTTCATAATTGAGAACAACGCCTACAAGGGCCTCTTCGCCATAAACCTCAAGGACGGCAAGCTGTACATGTTCAGGAGCAAGGCAGCCATAATAGCAATGGGAGGCCTGGGCAGGCTCTACCCGTTCACGACCTACGCCCACACGGTGACAGGCGACGGGATGGCAGCGGCCTACAGGGCCGGCCTCGCGATAAAGGACCCGGAGATGGTCCAGTTCCACCCAACCGGCCTGGTGCCCAACGGCATCCTGATAACCGAGGGCGCCAGGGGGGAGGGCGCCATACTTAAGAACAAGAACGGGGAGAGGTTCATGACGAGGTACGCGCCGAAGTTCCTCGACCTGGCCCCAAGGGATGTGGTCTCCAGGGCGATATACACGGAGTACCTGCAGGGCAGGGCGTTCATAGATGAGGCCTCGGGCATGCCGTACGTCCAGCTTGACATGACCCACCTGGGCGAGGAGAAGATCAACGAGAAGCTGCCGAACATTAGGGAGATAGGGATAAGGTACGTCGGCATAGACCCCGTCGAGGAGCCTCTGCCCGTGTTCCCGGCAGCGCACTACCACATGGGGGGCATAGCAACGGACATATACTATCGCGTTATGACGCCAGACGGCAAGTGGGTCAAGGGCCTCTTCGCCGCAGGCGAGGCGGCCGCGGCCTCGGTGCACGGGGCCAACAGGCTCGGGGGGAACGCCACGGCGGAGTGCCTCGTGAGCGGAAGGATAACTGGGATGCTGGCCGGCGAGTACGCCCTCAAGGCAGGCGAGCCCTCAAGCCCGGAGCCTGATGTGGCCAAGAAGGAGGAGGACTTCGTCTGGGGGCTCCTGAAGAGGGAGAGCGGCACCCCCTCGTACCAGGTGAAGAAACAGATGCACGACATAATGATGAAGGACTTCTACGTCTTCAGGGACAACACCAACATGAGCGAGGGCCTCTCAGAGCTCCTCAAGCTCAGGGACTCCTTCCTGACGTCGGTTTACATCGAGGACAAGGACACCATTTACAACACGGACCTGGTGGCCGCCCTGGAGACGTACAACATGCTCCAGGACGCCGTGATCGTCGCGGCGGCAGCCCTCAACAGGACCGAGAGCAGGGGCGCCCACTACAGGACCGACTACCCCAAGAGGGACGATGTGAACTGGCTCAAGCACACAATTGCGGTAAAGGACGTAAGTACGAACCTCGGCGTCTCGTTTACATACCAGCCCGTGACGCTCACTACCTGGAAGCCTGTGGAGAGGAAGTACTGA
- the gcvH gene encoding glycine cleavage system protein GcvH, which produces MARYMMSLGKVTFLVDDSLLYTQSDEWIKVEGSSIRVGITDYAQRQLKDIVGVDLPKVGQEVKEGMDLAVLESVKATAEVYSPVTGTVKDVNEQLLDRPELINKEPYDGGWIAVIEVKGILDKSKFLDHSSYVESLKLRAK; this is translated from the coding sequence TTGGCAAGGTACATGATGAGCCTCGGGAAGGTGACCTTCCTAGTTGACGACTCCCTGCTCTACACGCAGAGCGACGAGTGGATTAAGGTAGAGGGCAGCTCCATAAGGGTCGGGATAACTGACTACGCCCAGAGGCAGCTCAAGGACATAGTCGGCGTTGACCTGCCCAAGGTGGGCCAGGAGGTCAAGGAGGGCATGGACCTCGCTGTCCTGGAGTCCGTTAAGGCGACGGCGGAGGTCTACTCGCCCGTCACGGGCACCGTTAAGGATGTCAACGAGCAGCTCCTGGACAGGCCTGAGCTTATAAACAAGGAGCCATATGACGGCGGCTGGATAGCGGTGATAGAGGTCAAGGGGATTCTCGACAAGTCCAAGTTCCTGGACCACTCGTCCTACGTTGAGAGCTTGAAGTTGAGGGCCAAGTAG
- the tldD gene encoding zinc metalloprotease TldD, protein MESIDEAMRLGASFADLRYFRARTMAVSSTESREVVNNYGVSEGHALRVLVNGSWGYYTTSESSVGAGAAREAFKSASGQGNVRVYELRPLRDRVEVKVRRPLAEDPAEVMRELRRIREQVRAQEPRVKSITVNYSQVEYDKGYWSSDGRDLELRYSISRVSLTAVAREGDVVASAYASKSTYLGYALEVFDVNELIDLLLRRLRSQLKGVTVRPGQYQVVLSPDVSGVFAHEALGHLAEADIAVDGILGKLRGRRVAADFVNVSDSPQLDDPMAIGITPYDDEGVRGREVKIIEGGVMRELMNDRSYAASLGEEPTGNGRAEDFRSSVVVRMRNTYFKPGDMSLEELLEGVKDGFLMESVMGGQTSNDGTFQFGIQEGYRVVNGEVREPIRGAGIAGYTIETIGNIDGVSRDFKVWPGVCGKAGQSVFVGTGGPYVRVSKMKVG, encoded by the coding sequence GTGGAGTCCATAGACGAGGCGATGAGGCTCGGAGCCTCCTTCGCTGACCTAAGGTACTTCAGGGCTAGAACCATGGCGGTCAGCAGCACGGAGTCCAGGGAGGTCGTAAACAACTACGGCGTGAGCGAGGGCCATGCCCTGAGGGTCCTCGTCAACGGCTCCTGGGGCTACTACACCACCTCTGAGAGCTCGGTAGGCGCAGGGGCGGCGCGCGAGGCCTTCAAGTCGGCCTCCGGCCAGGGGAACGTCAGGGTCTACGAGCTCAGACCGCTGAGGGACAGGGTTGAGGTCAAGGTGAGGAGACCCCTGGCCGAGGACCCCGCTGAAGTGATGAGGGAGCTCAGGAGGATAAGGGAGCAGGTGAGGGCCCAGGAGCCCAGGGTTAAGTCAATAACCGTCAACTACTCCCAGGTGGAGTACGACAAGGGCTACTGGAGCAGCGACGGCAGGGACCTGGAGCTAAGGTACTCGATATCGAGGGTTTCGCTTACGGCGGTCGCCAGGGAGGGCGACGTCGTGGCCTCAGCCTACGCCTCAAAGTCCACCTACCTCGGCTACGCCCTTGAGGTGTTTGATGTAAATGAGCTCATAGACCTGCTGCTGAGGAGGCTGAGGTCCCAGCTCAAGGGGGTGACGGTGAGGCCGGGCCAGTACCAGGTGGTGCTGAGCCCTGACGTCTCTGGCGTCTTCGCCCACGAGGCCCTGGGCCACCTGGCGGAGGCGGACATAGCGGTTGACGGCATACTCGGGAAGCTGAGGGGCAGGAGGGTGGCGGCTGACTTCGTCAACGTCTCTGACTCGCCCCAGCTTGACGACCCGATGGCCATAGGCATAACCCCGTACGACGACGAGGGCGTGAGGGGAAGGGAGGTCAAGATAATAGAGGGAGGCGTCATGAGGGAGCTCATGAACGACAGGTCCTACGCCGCCTCCCTGGGCGAGGAGCCCACGGGCAACGGGAGGGCGGAGGACTTCAGGAGCAGCGTCGTGGTGAGGATGAGGAACACCTACTTCAAGCCCGGCGACATGAGTCTCGAGGAGCTGCTGGAGGGCGTGAAGGACGGCTTCCTGATGGAGTCTGTGATGGGAGGACAGACGAGCAATGACGGCACGTTCCAGTTCGGCATACAGGAGGGCTACCGCGTTGTTAACGGGGAGGTGAGGGAGCCCATAAGGGGCGCCGGCATAGCGGGCTACACCATAGAGACCATAGGCAACATAGACGGGGTCAGCAGGGACTTCAAGGTGTGGCCCGGTGTGTGCGGCAAGGCAGGGCAGAGTGTCTTCGTGGGCACTGGCGGGCCCTACGTCAGGGTCTCTAAGATGAAGGTGGGATGA
- a CDS encoding TldD/PmbA family protein: MEAISRLLGEASASGAQAEVIYVRSRSVELSWEKMKQYGMTYVEEGCGLRVVKDGRVGFAYSNRCSGDLVKMALSAAKASEPDSANSLPAPEPVQPIEGSYDSSLEEPWEALRGFMEAVLSYRGGHLNIISARAWGGTALVSVASTEGVDVSSSASFVGAAATGNYMGESYVGPEIYEYGDSRAARGVKVDDFMRELSRKAELTGKREQLKRTDRPVALTPKAINELLFPLLNHAVSLESVYRSRSPLKPGDFVGNRVTVIDNPRLPEGAWSRPFDGEGLPTREVAVIDAGTFRTPLSNTFWANKAGGVNTHSSWRTFMTLPAISATYLVIDAQGAGDLGDAVFVDQVQGVHTSNFDTGEFAVNAAIAWDGDGGLREFVLSGDLKQLLGGLVGLAPDRRRYGRVVSGTALVQGLRISS; encoded by the coding sequence ATGGAGGCTATCTCAAGGCTCCTGGGCGAGGCCTCAGCCTCAGGGGCGCAGGCAGAGGTGATCTACGTCAGGTCGCGCTCAGTGGAGCTCTCCTGGGAGAAGATGAAGCAGTACGGCATGACTTACGTCGAGGAGGGCTGCGGCCTCAGGGTCGTCAAAGATGGCAGGGTTGGCTTCGCTTACTCTAACAGGTGCAGCGGGGACCTAGTCAAGATGGCCCTCTCGGCCGCCAAGGCCTCGGAGCCGGACAGCGCCAACTCCCTGCCCGCCCCCGAGCCCGTGCAGCCCATCGAGGGCTCCTACGACAGCTCCCTCGAGGAGCCCTGGGAGGCCCTGAGGGGCTTCATGGAGGCGGTGCTCTCCTACAGGGGAGGGCACCTTAACATAATCTCTGCAAGGGCATGGGGAGGCACCGCCCTGGTCAGCGTGGCGAGCACGGAGGGCGTCGACGTCAGCTCCAGCGCCTCCTTCGTCGGCGCCGCGGCCACGGGCAACTACATGGGGGAGAGCTACGTCGGGCCTGAGATATACGAGTACGGCGACTCAAGGGCGGCCAGGGGCGTCAAAGTTGACGACTTCATGAGGGAGCTCTCGAGGAAGGCGGAGCTGACAGGCAAGAGGGAGCAGCTGAAGAGGACTGACAGGCCGGTGGCGCTCACCCCTAAGGCCATCAACGAGCTCCTCTTCCCCCTGCTAAACCACGCCGTAAGCCTTGAGAGCGTCTACAGGTCAAGGTCCCCGCTCAAGCCAGGGGACTTCGTGGGCAACAGGGTCACAGTAATTGATAACCCGAGGCTGCCGGAGGGCGCCTGGTCCAGGCCCTTCGACGGCGAGGGCCTGCCGACTAGGGAGGTCGCAGTGATTGACGCAGGCACCTTCAGGACGCCGCTCTCAAACACCTTCTGGGCCAACAAGGCTGGCGGGGTCAACACCCACTCCTCCTGGAGGACCTTCATGACGCTCCCAGCAATATCAGCTACCTACCTAGTGATTGACGCTCAGGGCGCCGGCGACCTGGGGGACGCGGTCTTTGTTGATCAGGTCCAGGGGGTTCACACGAGCAACTTCGACACAGGCGAGTTCGCTGTAAACGCGGCGATAGCCTGGGACGGCGACGGGGGGCTGAGGGAGTTCGTGCTCTCAGGCGACCTAAAGCAGCTTCTTGGGGGTCTAGTGGGCCTGGCCCCAGACAGGAGGAGGTACGGGAGGGTGGTCAGCGGCACGGCCCTAGTGCAGGGCCTCCGCATCTCCTCATGA
- a CDS encoding SLC13 family permease, with translation MLSIKAYEALALLAFSAALLISRRLRHDVVGVITALALVALGLVSPLQALSNLSSVAVVVLASAMIIAGVVADSGVLDVLGDRIASRVTSGLLVIVIVLLISLFSSGFVSDVALTFMFMPLIYSVASRVRRPASRYLMLLSYAAILGGRYTIIGTSSNIVLEGLWTQRFGRPLGIFSTLPVGLAAALAGLGVAIALVPLLVRGSAKGTASLEMVGKHEILIEADVEEGSEVVGLNIRQAEEKLGARIRLLRGALSIYSRRTIRAGDKLILSVERDRLPVIMSVKGLRTGLGQGPFYELLVTGSSAVVGNTIYEVNMRLRDVKVVGVATRNSLGSIRSYALAPGDIVLVEGDEKAVAQAADAYRLTPLTTTPVKSLNVRAAASGLLGLSVALAASAAGLNMALSFLAGALLAVIPQPGSLRKVYSYVDWSAIVFIGTYLSMGEALISSGLGSAMSFMASSPLLLMLAGVVLANLVGNVASAIILGPLAISSPHPLTAVIALSMAVSSTFITPFSHPANLVVYSAGGYTPSDFAKAGVPVALTVIVVTALMLHLF, from the coding sequence TTGCTCTCCATAAAGGCCTACGAGGCCCTCGCTTTGCTGGCCTTCTCTGCTGCACTGCTGATCTCAAGGAGGCTGAGGCACGACGTAGTGGGCGTCATAACTGCCCTGGCCCTTGTGGCCCTCGGGCTGGTTAGTCCATTACAGGCGCTCTCTAACCTGTCCTCAGTGGCCGTGGTGGTCCTCGCCTCAGCCATGATAATAGCTGGCGTCGTGGCCGACTCAGGAGTCCTTGACGTCCTGGGCGACAGAATAGCCTCGAGGGTCACGAGCGGCCTCCTGGTAATAGTAATCGTACTGTTGATATCACTGTTCAGCTCCGGCTTCGTGAGCGACGTGGCCCTGACGTTCATGTTCATGCCCCTGATATACAGCGTGGCGTCACGTGTGAGGAGGCCCGCCTCTAGGTACCTGATGCTGCTCTCATATGCAGCCATACTCGGCGGGAGGTACACTATAATTGGCACCTCGTCAAACATAGTGCTTGAGGGCCTCTGGACCCAGAGGTTTGGGAGGCCCCTTGGCATATTCTCGACGCTCCCGGTTGGCCTCGCTGCCGCCCTGGCCGGCCTTGGGGTTGCCATAGCCTTAGTGCCCCTCCTGGTCAGGGGGAGCGCCAAGGGGACTGCAAGCCTTGAGATGGTTGGGAAGCATGAGATACTGATAGAGGCTGACGTTGAGGAGGGGAGCGAAGTGGTCGGCCTAAACATAAGGCAGGCTGAGGAGAAGCTGGGGGCCAGGATAAGGCTGCTGAGGGGGGCGCTGTCGATATACTCGAGACGCACAATAAGGGCAGGGGACAAGCTCATACTTTCAGTTGAGAGGGACAGGCTGCCGGTCATAATGAGCGTCAAGGGCCTCAGGACAGGGCTTGGCCAGGGCCCCTTCTACGAGCTCCTGGTCACGGGGAGCTCCGCAGTTGTTGGAAACACTATATATGAGGTTAACATGAGGCTCAGGGACGTTAAGGTTGTTGGCGTTGCCACCAGGAACAGCCTCGGGAGCATAAGGAGCTACGCCCTGGCCCCGGGCGACATAGTCCTTGTAGAGGGCGATGAGAAGGCCGTGGCGCAGGCGGCCGACGCCTACAGGCTCACGCCGCTGACCACGACGCCCGTCAAGTCGCTTAACGTCAGGGCCGCGGCCTCAGGCCTCCTGGGACTCTCCGTGGCCCTAGCTGCCTCAGCTGCCGGACTCAACATGGCGCTGAGCTTCCTTGCCGGGGCGCTGCTTGCAGTCATCCCGCAGCCAGGGTCGCTGAGGAAGGTCTACTCCTACGTGGACTGGTCGGCAATAGTCTTCATCGGCACCTACCTCTCGATGGGGGAGGCGCTGATAAGCTCAGGGCTTGGGAGCGCCATGAGCTTCATGGCCTCCTCCCCGCTCCTGCTCATGCTGGCCGGCGTTGTCCTTGCAAACCTGGTGGGCAACGTGGCGTCGGCGATAATACTTGGACCCCTGGCCATCAGCTCGCCCCACCCCCTCACAGCAGTGATTGCCCTCTCCATGGCCGTGTCATCAACTTTCATAACGCCGTTCTCCCACCCGGCCAACCTGGTTGTCTACTCAGCTGGGGGCTACACCCCCAGTGACTTCGCCAAGGCCGGCGTGCCCGTGGCTCTGACAGTAATTGTGGTCACGGCCCTGATGCTTCACCTGTTCTAG
- a CDS encoding MFS transporter: MKAGRALIAASMSVSMVAYGLVLGMVPVVAIWSSAPQWADTLMFLMIPVGTLIGNLTVGRLADVIGRKPSFIVTLALYGLGSLAALLALEYRWPLAALIASLAVAQVGLGGEMPAVLAYLAEVFGRGQRTAALILITDISNLGVLIDGLIMMLYQSNAIPVSAAIYSLAVTLGAAIAVLLVTRFLLPESPEWESLPEEARGRVAGPGEGPGLAFRVAVLTSLVIATALTYAFLALTIGPYLFPRSTGLLLVIYNVGELVGGPLALAVLRPAGSRALTAVSYVGGLASMAVAAAVLGYVAHSFMLFTYLLLVNGVFGEMAWAARVILEPLAFPVGYRGTAIAIVRVVPYALYAASVFYLANFTQLQYMIYNVVLWAVGATASIAWYLRGPEVS, encoded by the coding sequence TTGAAGGCCGGCAGGGCCCTGATAGCTGCCTCCATGAGCGTCTCCATGGTTGCCTACGGCCTGGTCCTCGGCATGGTTCCCGTGGTGGCAATATGGTCCTCGGCGCCGCAGTGGGCCGACACGCTCATGTTCCTCATGATACCGGTGGGCACGCTGATAGGCAACTTGACTGTGGGCAGGCTAGCTGACGTCATTGGCAGGAAGCCCTCATTCATAGTGACCCTCGCCCTCTACGGCCTTGGCTCCCTCGCGGCCCTCCTGGCCCTTGAGTACAGATGGCCCCTGGCGGCCCTCATAGCGAGCCTCGCCGTGGCTCAGGTCGGCCTCGGCGGCGAAATGCCGGCTGTGCTGGCCTACCTCGCCGAGGTCTTCGGGAGGGGCCAAAGGACGGCGGCGCTGATACTTATAACTGACATATCCAACCTTGGGGTCCTCATAGACGGCCTCATAATGATGCTCTACCAGAGCAACGCAATACCTGTCAGCGCCGCCATATACTCGCTCGCCGTAACCCTCGGGGCTGCCATTGCTGTGCTCCTGGTCACCAGGTTCCTGCTGCCCGAGTCGCCTGAGTGGGAGTCCCTGCCAGAGGAGGCCAGGGGCAGGGTGGCGGGGCCGGGCGAGGGGCCTGGGCTGGCCTTCAGGGTCGCCGTGCTCACCTCCCTCGTCATAGCCACTGCGCTCACCTACGCCTTCCTTGCCCTCACCATAGGCCCCTACCTCTTCCCCAGGAGCACAGGCCTGTTGCTGGTGATTTACAACGTCGGCGAGCTCGTGGGGGGCCCGCTCGCTCTGGCAGTCCTAAGGCCGGCCGGGAGCAGGGCGCTGACGGCTGTGAGCTACGTTGGCGGCCTGGCCTCCATGGCTGTCGCAGCCGCGGTCCTCGGCTACGTCGCTCACAGCTTCATGCTCTTCACCTACCTCCTCCTGGTCAACGGGGTCTTCGGGGAGATGGCGTGGGCGGCGAGGGTCATACTCGAGCCCCTCGCATTCCCTGTCGGCTACAGGGGCACGGCAATAGCAATAGTCAGGGTAGTGCCTTACGCGCTCTACGCCGCCTCAGTGTTCTACCTGGCGAACTTCACACAGCTCCAGTACATGATATATAACGTGGTCCTCTGGGCCGTGGGGGCAACGGCGTCGATAGCCTGGTACCTCAGGGGGCCTGAGGTGAGCTGA